A window of the Coprobacter fastidiosus genome harbors these coding sequences:
- a CDS encoding transporter substrate-binding domain-containing protein, protein MKYKTRFILYIVLLVIVLFIMYMIRTQILVPSYTPRDIPEIKQDTLRIVTDYTPINYYISDDTISGFDYELSQLIAKRSGLHVKVYPEVSLSKSIEGLEKNRYDIIGRPIPVTTDSKENFLFTDPILLNKQVLVQRKAEYNNGKDPIRNQLDLAQKHLNIISDAPTRLRIMNLAHEIGDTIYVNEENTYGDEQLIIMVAKGEIDFAVCDETIAREMSKHYPEIDFSTDISFTQFRSWALRLTSPLLLDSLNIWLKDIKKSPEFQKLKTKYYKKKR, encoded by the coding sequence ATGAAATACAAAACGCGATTTATTCTCTATATCGTTCTGTTGGTCATAGTACTTTTCATCATGTATATGATACGTACCCAAATACTCGTTCCGTCATATACCCCGAGAGATATTCCGGAAATCAAGCAAGACACACTACGTATTGTAACGGACTATACTCCGATAAATTACTACATATCTGATGATACCATATCGGGATTTGATTATGAATTATCACAACTGATTGCCAAGCGAAGCGGTCTGCATGTAAAAGTATATCCCGAAGTCAGTTTAAGCAAAAGCATAGAAGGACTCGAGAAAAATCGTTACGATATTATCGGGCGTCCTATTCCTGTCACTACGGACAGTAAAGAAAATTTTTTATTTACCGATCCCATCTTACTCAACAAACAAGTATTAGTGCAAAGAAAAGCCGAATATAACAATGGGAAAGACCCTATACGAAATCAACTCGATCTGGCTCAAAAACATTTGAATATTATCAGTGACGCCCCTACCCGTTTACGGATTATGAATTTGGCACATGAAATAGGCGATACGATTTATGTCAATGAAGAAAACACCTACGGTGACGAACAATTAATTATTATGGTAGCCAAAGGTGAAATTGATTTTGCCGTATGCGATGAAACAATTGCCCGAGAAATGAGTAAACATTATCCGGAAATCGATTTCAGCACCGATATAAGTTTTACACAATTCCGATCTTGGGCTCTACGACTTACATCGCCTTTACTTCTCGACAGCCTCAATATCTGGCTAAAAGACATCAAAAAAAGTCCGGAATTTCAAAAACTGAAAACAAAATATTATAAGAAAAAAAGATAA
- a CDS encoding bifunctional aspartate transaminase/aspartate 4-decarboxylase, producing the protein MDCKEKLPSALMKGYSRKFEKGLELMSPFEIKNKLIEFAEEHTRKAFCLFLNAGRGNPNWIATVPREAFFLLGKFGLEECRRVFDLSEGIAGIPVEKGIAKRFEDFIQQHKTLPGADLLKEAYHYFVDKKRVDPDSLIHEWAEAIIGDQYPVPDRMLKYAEMIVHDYLLQEMCDRQPVNFKYDLFATEGGTAAMCYIFDSLQENRLLAKGDRVALMIPIFTPYIEIPELDRFQFQVTKIQASQMTGKGLHTWQYPDSELDKLKDKSIKVLYIVNPSNPPSYTLDKRSLDKIVDIVKKDNPHLMIITDDVYGTFVPHFKSLMYELPLNTLCVYSFSKYFGATGWRLAVIALSENNIYDEMIAALPKSDIEDLHKRYESITLNPEKLKFIDRMVADSRMVALNHTAGLSTPQQMQMALFAAYALFDKEDRYKKKMQKMIKERLDAMWENTGFELVPDPLRAGYYSEIDIMVWAKKLYGDEFACYLEANYDPLDFVIHLAKDTCIVLLNGSGFDGPDWSIRASLANLDKDDYKKIGKGVRLILDEYALAWKKAKGESK; encoded by the coding sequence ATGGATTGTAAAGAAAAATTACCTTCGGCTTTAATGAAAGGATATAGCCGGAAGTTTGAAAAAGGACTTGAATTGATGAGTCCGTTCGAGATTAAGAATAAGTTAATAGAGTTTGCTGAAGAGCATACTCGAAAAGCTTTTTGTTTATTTCTGAATGCCGGACGAGGAAATCCTAACTGGATTGCAACAGTCCCTCGTGAAGCTTTCTTTTTATTGGGAAAATTCGGTCTGGAAGAGTGCCGTCGGGTATTCGATCTTTCTGAAGGAATTGCAGGTATTCCTGTAGAGAAAGGCATTGCTAAACGCTTTGAAGATTTTATTCAGCAGCACAAGACCTTACCGGGTGCTGATCTGTTGAAAGAGGCTTATCATTATTTTGTCGATAAGAAAAGAGTCGATCCGGATTCGTTGATACACGAATGGGCTGAAGCGATTATCGGAGATCAATATCCTGTACCTGATCGTATGTTGAAATATGCCGAAATGATTGTACACGATTATCTGTTACAAGAGATGTGTGATCGTCAGCCGGTAAATTTCAAGTATGATCTGTTTGCTACGGAGGGAGGCACGGCAGCTATGTGTTATATTTTCGATTCTTTGCAAGAAAATCGTTTGCTGGCCAAGGGAGATCGGGTCGCTCTTATGATACCCATATTTACCCCTTATATCGAAATTCCGGAACTTGATCGTTTTCAGTTTCAGGTGACTAAAATTCAGGCAAGTCAAATGACAGGAAAAGGACTTCATACTTGGCAGTATCCCGATTCGGAGCTCGATAAATTGAAAGATAAATCGATAAAGGTTCTTTATATCGTCAATCCGAGTAATCCACCCTCTTATACGTTAGACAAACGGTCTTTGGATAAGATCGTAGATATTGTCAAGAAAGATAATCCGCATCTGATGATTATTACGGATGATGTGTATGGGACATTTGTGCCGCATTTCAAATCTTTGATGTATGAATTACCGTTGAATACATTGTGTGTATATTCTTTCTCTAAATATTTCGGAGCTACCGGGTGGCGCTTGGCGGTAATAGCATTGAGCGAGAATAATATTTATGATGAGATGATTGCTGCGCTTCCGAAATCGGATATTGAAGATTTGCATAAACGTTATGAGTCTATAACTCTTAATCCGGAGAAGCTTAAATTTATAGACCGTATGGTAGCGGATAGTCGTATGGTGGCGTTGAATCATACGGCAGGACTTTCTACTCCGCAGCAAATGCAGATGGCTCTTTTTGCGGCTTATGCTCTTTTTGATAAGGAAGACCGATATAAGAAAAAAATGCAGAAAATGATTAAAGAGCGGCTCGATGCCATGTGGGAAAATACAGGTTTCGAGCTTGTTCCTGATCCTTTGCGTGCCGGATATTATTCAGAAATAGATATTATGGTGTGGGCAAAGAAATTATACGGAGATGAATTTGCCTGTTATCTTGAAGCTAATTATGATCCTCTTGATTTTGTAATTCATTTAGCAAAAGATACTTGTATAGTGTTGCTTAACGGTAGCGGTTTTGATGGTCCTGATTGGTCGATACGTGCATCTTTGGCCAATCTCGATAAAGATGATTATAAGAAAATCGGGAAGGGGGTACGGTTGATATTGGATGAGTATGCTTTGGCATGGAAAAAGGCGAAAGGTGAATCAAAATAG
- the aspT gene encoding aspartate-alanine antiporter — protein sequence METILHFFRTYPEMAIFLTIGIGFWLGQLKYKSFSLGTVTSVLLVGVVVGQMDIPIPGPVKSVFFLLFLFSIGYSVGPQFFQSLKSDGIPQVIFACVLCILCLGVTVIIAKILGYNPGETIGLFAGAQTISAVIGVGTDTIGTLGVSESEKQAWLNIIPVCYAVTYIYGTIGSAYILGTLGPKMLGGLEKVKQKTRELEAQMRKGSIEDDPALIDANRPVVFRAYCACSDWFDTQRTVADVEKQMQTLGRRIFVERVRSAGKVVDATPDQIIHKNDELVLSGRRETVIEDESWIGDEVNDPELLTFPVEDIFVMLTQKTAKGKTIRELRRQPFMHGIIIKKVKRTGVELPILANTKLQAGDLLEIVGMANDIKQASPKLGYVDRPTNKTDLIFVGLGILIGGIVGALTIRLGGIPISLSTSGGALISGLFFGWLRTKHPTFGRIPDPAVWIFNNLGLNMFIAVIGITAGPTFLSGIKEMGFIIFFAGILSTSIPLILGIWIGDKIFKFHPAINLGCNAGSRTTTAALGAIQESIESTVPALGYTVTYAVGNTLLILWGVVIVLLMS from the coding sequence ATGGAGACAATCTTACATTTTTTTCGTACCTATCCGGAGATGGCTATATTTCTTACAATCGGCATTGGGTTCTGGTTGGGACAATTGAAATATAAATCTTTTTCTCTGGGGACGGTAACTTCTGTGCTCTTAGTAGGTGTGGTAGTAGGACAAATGGATATTCCTATACCAGGACCTGTAAAATCGGTTTTCTTTTTATTATTTCTTTTCTCTATTGGTTACAGTGTCGGTCCTCAGTTTTTTCAGTCATTAAAAAGCGATGGCATCCCGCAAGTTATATTCGCTTGTGTACTTTGTATTCTCTGTTTAGGCGTGACGGTTATTATTGCCAAGATATTGGGTTATAATCCTGGAGAAACCATTGGATTGTTTGCCGGAGCTCAGACAATCTCTGCCGTAATTGGTGTCGGGACTGATACGATCGGGACATTGGGCGTTTCAGAGTCCGAAAAACAGGCTTGGTTGAATATTATTCCTGTTTGTTATGCCGTGACCTATATTTACGGAACGATCGGTTCTGCTTATATTTTGGGGACATTAGGACCAAAAATGCTGGGTGGGTTGGAAAAAGTAAAACAGAAAACCCGGGAACTTGAAGCTCAAATGAGAAAAGGTTCTATCGAAGATGATCCGGCTTTGATCGATGCGAATCGTCCGGTTGTTTTTCGAGCCTATTGTGCTTGTAGCGATTGGTTCGATACTCAGAGAACAGTTGCCGATGTGGAGAAACAAATGCAGACTTTGGGACGGAGAATATTTGTAGAGAGAGTTCGTTCTGCAGGTAAAGTAGTAGATGCGACTCCTGATCAAATCATTCATAAAAACGACGAGCTTGTTTTGAGCGGAAGACGGGAGACTGTCATAGAAGATGAAAGCTGGATCGGTGATGAGGTAAATGATCCTGAATTGTTGACATTTCCGGTTGAAGATATTTTTGTCATGCTTACTCAGAAGACGGCAAAGGGGAAAACAATAAGAGAATTACGCCGGCAGCCGTTCATGCATGGCATTATTATTAAGAAAGTAAAAAGAACAGGAGTTGAATTACCTATTTTAGCAAATACGAAGTTGCAAGCAGGGGATCTGCTTGAAATTGTCGGTATGGCAAACGATATAAAGCAAGCTTCTCCTAAATTGGGATATGTAGATCGTCCGACTAATAAAACAGACCTTATTTTTGTCGGTTTAGGAATATTGATCGGCGGTATTGTAGGAGCATTGACTATACGTTTAGGCGGTATTCCTATTAGTCTAAGTACCAGTGGCGGGGCTTTGATATCGGGTTTGTTTTTCGGATGGCTGAGAACCAAACATCCGACCTTTGGCCGTATTCCCGATCCGGCGGTATGGATTTTTAATAATCTCGGATTGAATATGTTTATTGCAGTAATCGGAATTACTGCCGGACCTACTTTTCTATCCGGAATAAAAGAAATGGGATTCATAATTTTCTTTGCGGGTATTTTGTCCACTTCTATACCGTTGATATTAGGGATATGGATCGGTGACAAGATATTTAAGTTTCATCCAGCCATTAATTTGGGATGTAATGCCGGTTCTCGTACTACGACAGCGGCCTTAGGTGCAATACAGGAGTCGATAGAGAGCACAGTCCCTGCTCTCGGATATACGGTAACGTATGCCGTCGGGAATACTTTATTGATTCTTTGGGGAGTGGTTATCGTATTGCTGATGTCGTAA
- a CDS encoding response regulator transcription factor: MSQKYYILADNQAITRAGLNFIIRELHLSERIIHIYSKQELPDLLKKNSQAIIILDYTLFDFSRIEELINLHERFPSVRWILFSEELTTEFIRNIYSDKAFSVLFKNSSFQEISDALKYTISDKQYLCAQSKNQLQNNTEQGIIGQSLLTTTEIEILKLVAQGKSVKEIAAIRISSVHTIITHKKNIFRKLNVNNIHEATRYAFRAGIIDMAEYCI, from the coding sequence ATGTCTCAAAAATATTATATACTTGCCGATAACCAGGCTATTACACGAGCCGGATTAAATTTCATAATACGGGAATTACATCTTTCCGAACGTATTATACATATATATTCAAAACAGGAACTGCCCGATTTACTTAAAAAAAATTCTCAAGCTATAATCATCTTAGATTATACACTTTTCGATTTTTCAAGAATCGAGGAGTTGATAAACTTACACGAACGATTTCCCTCTGTCCGATGGATCTTATTCTCGGAAGAACTTACTACCGAATTTATCCGCAACATTTATTCTGACAAGGCATTCAGCGTCTTATTCAAAAATTCCTCATTTCAAGAAATTTCTGATGCCTTAAAATATACGATTTCCGATAAACAATATTTGTGTGCCCAATCAAAAAATCAACTGCAAAATAATACAGAACAAGGAATCATCGGACAATCTTTACTAACTACTACGGAAATAGAAATACTAAAACTGGTGGCACAAGGAAAATCCGTTAAAGAAATCGCGGCAATCCGCATATCAAGCGTACATACCATTATTACTCACAAAAAAAATATATTCCGAAAACTGAACGTTAACAATATACATGAAGCAACCCGGTATGCCTTTCGTGCCGGAATAATCGACATGGCAGAATACTGCATATAA
- a CDS encoding MalY/PatB family protein: MKYNFDTIIDRNNTDAIKQEALLTRWGRNDLIPLWVADMDLATPPFIMEVLQKRCQHPILGYTSKPDSYYSAIINWLKKRYNWSIERKSISYTPGIVPGLAFAIKCFTSPKDKILVMPPVYHPFFLVTENENRKVVFCPLILKDGQYQIDFEQFEKQIKGCKVFILCNPHNPGGRVWNMEELKRIASICAQNNVLVFSDEIHADLTFPPYQHIPFATVSKEAADNSLVFMSPSKAFNMAGLASSFCIIKNEFLREKFKKFTEGSDLTEGHVFAFRSVEAAYTYGEEWLSQVLEYLQENVIYTEQYLKEKMPRIKAIIPQASFLIFLDCRELCLSQKDLVDFFVDKAHLALNDGSMFGKEGEGFMRMNIACPRAILNRALNQLEKAYHEKFE; this comes from the coding sequence ATGAAATATAATTTCGACACAATAATAGACAGAAATAACACTGATGCTATAAAACAAGAAGCATTGCTTACCCGATGGGGAAGAAATGATCTTATTCCGCTTTGGGTAGCCGATATGGACTTAGCGACACCTCCATTTATCATGGAAGTATTACAAAAACGGTGTCAACACCCTATTTTAGGCTATACGAGCAAGCCCGATTCTTATTATTCGGCAATTATCAATTGGCTGAAAAAACGATATAATTGGAGTATAGAACGCAAATCGATCTCTTATACTCCGGGTATCGTCCCCGGACTTGCTTTCGCAATAAAATGTTTTACTTCACCGAAAGATAAAATATTGGTAATGCCTCCTGTTTATCACCCGTTCTTTTTAGTTACGGAAAATGAAAACCGTAAGGTCGTATTTTGTCCGTTAATCTTAAAAGACGGACAATACCAAATCGATTTCGAACAATTTGAAAAACAGATAAAAGGCTGTAAAGTCTTTATTCTTTGTAACCCACACAATCCTGGCGGACGAGTGTGGAATATGGAAGAACTGAAACGGATTGCTTCTATTTGTGCCCAAAACAATGTATTAGTTTTTTCTGATGAAATTCATGCCGATCTCACTTTCCCGCCATATCAACATATACCTTTTGCTACAGTATCAAAAGAAGCCGCAGATAATTCGCTGGTTTTCATGTCACCCAGTAAAGCATTCAATATGGCAGGACTCGCCAGTTCATTCTGCATAATAAAAAACGAATTCCTTCGAGAAAAATTCAAAAAATTCACAGAAGGAAGCGATCTTACCGAAGGACATGTATTTGCATTCAGGAGCGTAGAAGCTGCCTATACTTACGGAGAAGAATGGTTATCGCAAGTATTGGAATACCTTCAAGAGAATGTAATTTATACCGAACAGTACCTAAAAGAAAAAATGCCCCGTATAAAAGCAATAATTCCACAAGCCTCTTTTTTAATTTTTTTAGATTGCAGAGAGCTTTGCTTGTCACAAAAAGATCTGGTCGATTTTTTTGTCGACAAAGCCCATCTTGCCCTAAATGACGGAAGCATGTTCGGAAAAGAAGGAGAAGGTTTTATGCGTATGAATATCGCATGTCCACGAGCTATTCTCAACCGTGCTTTAAATCAACTTGAAAAGGCTTATCACGAAAAATTCGAATAA
- a CDS encoding putative porin has translation MKRISVLFIIGICCVFSVFAKKKPVIAEPYAWRNTQPLGNRYRVPMDTLQLNFYQTDQPSSYSTAYGYTGNLGGPGFSKIFFDRPQMPQFIFKAPFHPWITTPENFDFYNTRIPMTLLSYLTGGSKVKKQDDLKAVFSGNVNAKLGFGANIQYLYSRGSYDHQATNELSWQLSSNYIGEKYQLQVMFNTYNFVCQENGGLADDNYILHPTEMDGGTGIDSQSIPINLSDAYNRVRGQNYYATQRYNVGFYKTETKDTTTIETFVPVTSFIHTIEYNRNFRRFVNLSADEDQKFFKNTYFNKNGSNDTTSYWSLKNTLGISLLEGFNKYAKMGLAAYMTYEIRQFKLMPDTVPSAFAFAPETPVLGEPVTFIRRSSSRYYTENLLWIGAEVSKRQGKILTYTVNGKLGLTGPEVGSFDVNGEIQTRFPIFKDTVQLRAYGFFKNLEPAFYYKHYVSNHFIWNNNFNKIRNFRVGGEFAIERWGTRLNVGVENVQNYVYFDENCMPRQESSIMQVFSAKLNQSFKVGILNLDLEAVYQKSSRPSIIPLPDLSAYGNLYLSFPIAKVLNTQIGVDCRYHTEYYAEGYQPATLSFYNQREFKIGNYPMMNVYANMKLKMVRFYVLYSNFNQGMFGGNNYFSMLHYPINPATLQFGVSVDFAN, from the coding sequence ATGAAAAGAATTTCGGTACTCTTTATTATCGGTATCTGCTGTGTTTTCTCGGTATTTGCCAAGAAAAAGCCGGTTATTGCAGAACCGTATGCATGGCGCAATACACAACCGTTGGGCAACAGGTATCGTGTACCGATGGACACACTTCAGCTCAATTTTTACCAAACTGACCAACCCTCTTCATATTCGACGGCTTATGGTTATACGGGTAATTTAGGAGGTCCGGGATTTTCAAAAATATTTTTCGATCGCCCGCAGATGCCCCAGTTCATATTCAAAGCGCCTTTTCATCCTTGGATAACAACTCCCGAGAATTTTGACTTTTACAATACCCGCATTCCCATGACACTTTTATCCTACCTCACAGGAGGTTCTAAAGTGAAAAAACAAGACGACTTGAAAGCCGTCTTTTCAGGAAATGTAAATGCCAAATTGGGATTCGGGGCAAATATTCAATATCTCTATTCTCGGGGAAGTTATGATCATCAGGCAACAAATGAGCTTTCTTGGCAACTCTCATCTAATTATATCGGAGAAAAATATCAATTACAAGTAATGTTCAACACATATAATTTTGTATGTCAAGAAAACGGAGGGCTTGCTGACGACAACTACATCCTTCATCCTACCGAAATGGATGGAGGAACGGGTATCGATTCGCAAAGTATTCCAATCAACCTAAGCGATGCATACAACCGTGTGAGAGGACAAAACTATTATGCCACACAACGTTATAATGTAGGTTTTTATAAAACAGAGACAAAAGACACGACAACAATAGAGACATTTGTTCCTGTCACCAGTTTTATTCATACGATAGAATACAACCGAAATTTCCGTCGTTTTGTCAATCTCTCGGCTGACGAAGATCAAAAATTTTTCAAAAATACCTATTTCAACAAAAACGGATCGAATGACACGACCTCTTATTGGTCTCTCAAAAATACACTGGGAATCTCTCTGCTTGAAGGTTTTAACAAATATGCAAAAATGGGATTGGCGGCCTATATGACATACGAAATACGCCAATTCAAACTAATGCCGGATACTGTTCCCTCAGCCTTCGCTTTCGCACCTGAAACACCGGTACTCGGAGAGCCTGTAACATTTATAAGACGATCATCGAGCCGATACTATACTGAGAATTTACTATGGATAGGTGCTGAAGTTTCGAAACGGCAAGGGAAAATACTGACCTATACTGTAAACGGGAAATTGGGATTAACCGGTCCGGAAGTAGGATCGTTCGATGTGAATGGAGAAATACAGACTCGCTTTCCTATTTTTAAAGATACCGTCCAATTACGTGCATATGGCTTCTTTAAAAATCTTGAACCTGCATTTTATTATAAGCATTATGTTTCCAATCATTTTATATGGAACAATAACTTCAATAAAATCAGGAATTTTCGAGTCGGAGGAGAATTTGCAATAGAACGTTGGGGCACTCGATTGAACGTTGGTGTAGAAAATGTCCAAAACTACGTCTATTTTGATGAAAACTGCATGCCTCGTCAAGAAAGTTCGATCATGCAAGTTTTTAGTGCCAAACTAAACCAATCATTCAAAGTCGGGATTCTTAATTTAGATCTCGAAGCAGTTTATCAAAAATCGAGCAGACCTTCTATTATTCCCCTTCCCGACCTCAGCGCATACGGAAATCTGTATTTATCTTTTCCGATAGCGAAGGTATTGAATACTCAAATAGGCGTAGATTGCCGGTATCACACCGAATATTATGCAGAAGGATACCAACCGGCAACTTTGTCGTTTTATAACCAAAGGGAATTTAAAATAGGCAATTATCCAATGATGAATGTTTATGCAAACATGAAATTGAAAATGGTGCGTTTTTACGTTTTATACTCGAATTTCAATCAAGGAATGTTCGGTGGAAACAACTATTTTTCTATGTTGCATTACCCAATAAACCCTGCAACCCTGCAATTCGGAGTCTCAGTCGATTTTGCAAATTAA
- a CDS encoding GNAT family N-acetyltransferase produces MKLYIETERLLLREWTPNDLPTFIKMNQDPEVMEFFPKILDSKESIDFYQRICKEFDKVKYGLFAVEKKSDHKFIGYTGLHKTDFPANFTPCIEIGWRLIKDVWNQGYATEAAKACLQYGFINLNIKEIYSFTAAINKRSERIMQKIGLQKIGEFDHPNIISENRLCRHVLYKSSF; encoded by the coding sequence ATGAAACTATACATAGAAACAGAGAGGCTCTTATTACGAGAATGGACTCCAAATGATTTACCGACTTTTATTAAAATGAATCAAGATCCGGAGGTAATGGAGTTTTTTCCTAAAATATTAGACAGTAAAGAATCTATTGATTTTTATCAACGTATCTGCAAAGAGTTTGATAAAGTAAAATACGGATTGTTTGCCGTAGAAAAGAAATCGGATCATAAATTCATCGGATATACAGGATTACATAAAACCGATTTCCCTGCAAACTTTACCCCTTGTATCGAAATCGGATGGAGACTCATAAAAGATGTATGGAATCAAGGCTATGCAACAGAAGCTGCCAAAGCATGCCTTCAATATGGATTTATTAATTTAAATATTAAAGAGATATACTCTTTCACTGCTGCTATCAATAAACGATCTGAACGTATCATGCAAAAAATCGGATTACAAAAAATCGGAGAATTCGATCATCCGAATATAATTTCCGAGAATCGTCTATGCAGACACGTTCTGTACAAAAGTTCTTTTTAA
- a CDS encoding HdeD family acid-resistance protein has product MELTTFNFWGKTKYWWGIMLVGILLIPAGLWLLFQPVMGYAVISMLLGWGLILFGVVQLTVSGDIEKRGQGWGWWLAGGIFDIFIGFLLISNLALSELTLPYFFAFIFLFKGLSNIISAFSMTSAYKYWWLYLINGIIMLLISFLFFFTPFTAAYSIVFLCSFVFVYWGVALIIFSYDVKPDKTIEQPK; this is encoded by the coding sequence ATGGAACTTACGACTTTTAATTTTTGGGGAAAGACCAAATATTGGTGGGGAATAATGCTGGTAGGGATTTTGTTGATACCTGCGGGTTTATGGTTGTTGTTTCAACCGGTTATGGGATATGCTGTCATTTCGATGCTGTTAGGATGGGGATTGATACTTTTCGGAGTGGTTCAATTAACTGTTTCGGGAGATATAGAAAAACGAGGACAAGGATGGGGCTGGTGGCTTGCTGGAGGAATATTCGATATATTTATCGGATTTTTGTTGATCAGCAATTTGGCATTGAGCGAATTGACTCTTCCTTATTTTTTCGCTTTTATATTTTTGTTTAAGGGACTTAGCAATATTATTTCTGCATTTTCTATGACATCGGCTTATAAATATTGGTGGCTGTATTTGATTAACGGAATTATCATGCTTTTGATCTCATTCTTGTTTTTCTTTACACCTTTTACTGCAGCCTACAGTATCGTATTTCTCTGTTCATTTGTTTTTGTTTATTGGGGAGTGGCATTGATTATCTTCTCTTATGATGTAAAGCCAGACAAGACAATAGAACAGCCTAAGTAA
- a CDS encoding OmpP1/FadL family transporter gives MKRSICIMAITMCCVASLFAQGSMNAYNYSRTDIKGTARYMGMGGAFGALGGDISTLSQNPAGIGVYRSNEIVTTLGIAGISAETKTSVNVSNNLTKFVFDNVGIIGTFNTGKDLGMVSYNFGFAYNRRNSYDQTYRVQYSNLRSSVTNYIADKSFGIWENDLAGADVQSGDAYDINGLPWLSILGYESLLISPQENPEGGYYDDSYEGLFGAKATGSGSLYVRERGRTNEYTFNFGGNVSNVVYFGIGLGIMDLDYEMTSSHDENLSNTSGFVPIYEEEDGDNGQVYNYPITSSNFSLWNRLKTEGTGFNVKLGLIARVTDYWRLGLAFHTPTYYSMSDYYMASVDNSYTYLKNNSNESRNDITDSPEGRYDYSLVTPWKFMASTAFIIGKKGIVSFDYEYTAYDKMSLSETDGLEMNDVNDDISSYFKAGHTFRVGGEYRITPQLSARLGYANQLSPMKVSTEDELNIAGMAPHYTLDRGTQYYTCGLGYRFGIFYADMAYIHKNAKSDVLAFSPIPSTGLTSEVATLHTKNNSFILTLGFKF, from the coding sequence ATGAAACGGTCAATTTGTATTATGGCGATAACGATGTGTTGCGTAGCTTCGCTATTCGCGCAAGGCAGTATGAATGCCTATAATTATTCTCGTACCGATATAAAAGGTACGGCCCGTTACATGGGAATGGGAGGGGCTTTTGGAGCTTTAGGCGGTGATATATCGACGTTGTCGCAAAATCCGGCGGGTATCGGAGTGTATAGAAGTAATGAAATCGTTACGACTTTGGGTATAGCCGGAATTTCTGCGGAGACAAAAACTTCTGTCAATGTGAGTAATAATCTGACAAAATTTGTTTTTGATAATGTCGGTATAATAGGAACTTTTAATACCGGAAAAGATTTGGGAATGGTCTCTTATAATTTCGGATTTGCGTATAATCGTCGTAATTCTTATGATCAGACATATCGGGTACAATATAGCAATCTTCGTTCCTCTGTAACGAATTATATTGCCGATAAATCTTTCGGAATTTGGGAGAACGATTTGGCCGGAGCTGATGTGCAAAGTGGGGATGCTTATGATATAAACGGCCTTCCTTGGTTGAGTATTTTAGGATATGAGTCGTTGCTGATCTCTCCTCAGGAAAATCCGGAAGGAGGTTATTATGATGACAGTTATGAGGGCCTTTTCGGAGCAAAAGCCACCGGATCGGGATCGCTTTATGTCAGGGAAAGAGGTCGGACAAACGAATATACGTTCAATTTCGGGGGAAATGTGTCGAATGTGGTTTATTTCGGAATAGGGCTCGGTATAATGGACTTGGATTATGAAATGACTTCTTCTCATGATGAAAATTTATCCAATACATCAGGATTTGTTCCTATATATGAGGAAGAAGATGGTGATAATGGTCAGGTTTATAATTATCCGATAACGAGCAGTAATTTCTCTTTATGGAATCGGTTGAAAACAGAAGGTACGGGTTTTAATGTCAAACTCGGATTAATAGCTCGTGTTACCGATTATTGGCGATTGGGCTTGGCGTTTCATACACCGACCTACTATTCGATGAGCGATTATTATATGGCGAGTGTGGACAATAGCTATACTTATTTAAAAAATAATAGTAATGAATCGCGTAATGATATTACCGATAGTCCCGAAGGTCGTTATGATTATAGTTTGGTTACTCCGTGGAAATTTATGGCGAGTACGGCATTTATAATCGGGAAAAAGGGAATTGTCAGTTTTGATTATGAATATACGGCGTATGACAAAATGAGTTTAAGCGAAACCGACGGATTGGAGATGAATGATGTCAATGATGATATTTCTTCTTATTTTAAAGCTGGACATACATTCCGGGTAGGAGGAGAATATCGCATTACTCCTCAGTTAAGTGCTCGTTTGGGATATGCCAATCAGTTATCTCCTATGAAAGTGAGTACAGAAGATGAATTGAATATCGCGGGTATGGCTCCTCACTATACGCTTGATCGGGGTACGCAATATTATACTTGTGGTTTGGGTTATCGGTTCGGAATTTTTTATGCAGATATGGCTTATATTCATAAAAATGCAAAAAGCGATGTTTTAGCGTTTTCCCCGATTCCGAGTACGGGCCTGACTTCGGAGGTAGCTACTTTGCATACTAAAAATAATTCGTTTATATTGACTCTTGGTTTTAAGTTCTGA